A window of Pseudomonas alcaliphila JAB1 genomic DNA:
GATGAAACCCATACCGTCGATGGTCGCCACATCGCCGGTGTGCAGCCAACCGTGTGCCCAAAGTTCCTCGCCCTTCTCAGGCTCACGGAAATAGCCTTGGGTCAGCCAGGGCGCGCGCAGCACCAGCTCGCCCTGGGACTCACCATCGCTCGGCAGCAATTTGCCATCGGCATCCATGATTGCGGCTTCCACCAGCGGCACCGGAATACCGGCCTTGATTCGATAGGTGGTGCGCTCGTCCTCGCTACCGGCGCGCAACTCTTCATTGAGGTAAGCGCAGGAGATCAGTGGGCAGGTCTCGGACATGCCATAGGCCGCGGTCAGCTGGATACCACGCTCCTTGGCCGCCTCGTAGAGGGAGCGATTCAGCGCACTACCACCGATGATCATCTTCATGCCGCCGAAGTCATGGCCCTGCGCCCCCGGTGCACTCAGCACCATCTGCAGGATGGTCGGGACGCAGTGGGAGAAGTTGACCTTCTCTTCCTTGATCAGGCGGCAGAGCATGTCCGGCTCGTAGCGGCCGGGATATACCTGCTTGACCCCGAGCATGGTGGCCACGTACGGCACGCCCCAGGCATGCACGTGGAACATCGGCGTAATCGGCATGTAGACATCGTCATTGCCCAGCAGGCGGATGCTGTCCAGGCCGCCCATGGTGGTCGCCATGGACATGGTGTGCAGCACCAGTTGCCGATGAGTGAAGTACACGCCCTTGGGGTTACCAGTGGTGCCAGTGGTATAGAAGGTCGTAGCCACCGAGTTCTCATCGAAATCGGCGAAGTCATAGTGCGGGCTGGCCGCAGCCAGCAGGCTCTCGTACTCGCCAACGAGGTTCGGCAGCTCGGCGCTCTTGTCCACGCCATCGGTCAACAGCAGGG
This region includes:
- a CDS encoding fatty acid--CoA ligase; translation: MLQTRLIPPANNAHAYPLLIKRLLLSGSRYEKTREIVYRDKLRYSYATFNERVARLANVLSEAGVKAGDTVAVMDWDSHRYLECMFAIPMLGAVLHTINIRLSPDQILYTMNHAEDRFVLVNSEFVPLYNGIAGQLTTVEKTLLLTDGVDKSAELPNLVGEYESLLAAASPHYDFADFDENSVATTFYTTGTTGNPKGVYFTHRQLVLHTMSMATTMGGLDSIRLLGNDDVYMPITPMFHVHAWGVPYVATMLGVKQVYPGRYEPDMLCRLIKEEKVNFSHCVPTILQMVLSAPGAQGHDFGGMKMIIGGSALNRSLYEAAKERGIQLTAAYGMSETCPLISCAYLNEELRAGSEDERTTYRIKAGIPVPLVEAAIMDADGKLLPSDGESQGELVLRAPWLTQGYFREPEKGEELWAHGWLHTGDVATIDGMGFIEIRDRIKDVIKTGGEWISSLELEDLISRHSAVREVAVVGVPDPQWGERPFALLVLREEQGLDAKGLKEHLKPFVEQGHINKWAIPTQIALVTEIPKTSVGKLDKKRIRVEIAQWQEAGSAFLSTL